gcaGCAAAAGCGTGACATTAAAGCTGAAATATTATGACAGGCCACTTACAATGCAAGATGTTCAGGTTGCAATTtctcaccttaaaaaaaaaaaatgtcctggaACTGATGGCCCCTTGGCTGAATTCTCTAAATCATTTTCTGagtttttctggtgtttttcaCAAGCAGTACCATGGGTTTGATGCTTGTAGTATACAGGTACGTGTTTGTACGAGGGATAATGAAAGAGGAGCTGGCAACAGTGCACTCAGTGAAAGGGACAAGACCAGAACATACTTGGAAAGTATGGAGGACTATGAGAGTCACGTGCATTTTAtggtttaataatttaaaaaatctattAGTAAATTCATTTGTGAATAAaattgtaatttattttatttagacaTTAACACAGCAATTCATTATTTGATCATTTAAtagatatccatccatccatcttcttccacttatctggggccgggtcatgGGGACACCAGCCTAAGCAaaaaagcccagacctccctctccccagccacctcctccagctcatctgcaGGGACCCCagggtgttcccaggccaggacacactggagagattatatctctcctgcatgtcctgggtctgccctggggcctcctcttGGTAGGACATGTCCGGAACAcatcacccaagaggtgcccaggaggcatcttagTCAGATCGAACCACATTAACTGGCTTCTTTCAGTTTGGAGGAGGACTGGCTCtattctgagcccctcctgaatggctgcactcctcaccctatctttaagggagagggcagccacTCTCCCTTAGAGAAACTCACTACAGAAACAGTAACAAAGGCCAGCCGTGGCAAAGTCCAACGCCCACAGGAAAGGAATCTAACTTACGGCCGGCAATATGGATCAAGCTCttgctgcggttgtacaggtAGTGAATGGCCAACAACAACGGGCTAGACATCCCATACTCCAGCAGTACCCCCCACAAGATACCCTGAGGGATGCGATCAaatgcccaaccagtctacatttgttttgtggattcacacacactcgaatatctcgagaggataaagagctggtccagcctTGCACGACCAGAACAAAAACTCGCACTGTTCCTCTTGAATTTAAGGTTTGACTAAGGGATGGACCCTCCTATCCAGCACCCTgacatagaccttactggggaggctgcggagtgtgatccccgattgctggagcacaccctccagtcccccttcttaaaaatgggaaccaccaccccagtctgctgTCATCTCATTGAATAGGTGTGTCAGTGAatacagccctacaacatccagagcctttgggaactcagggcaaatctccaggggccctgccaccacaGGGTTGTTTTAACCACCTCATTGACCTTACCCCTATTGATGAGCGAGTTGTCCCCCTCATCTCCAGATTCTGCTTTCACTCCAGAAGGCCTATccgtgggattaaggaggtcctcaaagtattccttccactccCAGCTATAGCCTCAGTCTAAGTCAACAGCATCCCACCCGCACTACAAACTGTGTTGGTAgtgcactgctttcccctcctgattcgcctgatggtttgccagaattgctttgaggccatccaaaagtctttttccatggccctgctgaactcctcccacacccgagtttttgcttcggccacctCCCCAGCTGTATTCTGCTTGTGTTGGTGTTAAACTAGCATTAAACAGGTGTAGCACAGGTTCGACATAGGACAGGGTCACATACGCTTCTCCTCAGAGTATCAGTGAAGTCCTGAAGGGGTTTTGGAGCTTTCTGAACTGCCTCCAGGATCTATATGTCTTGCCAGGTGAGGACAACAGGCCTGATTTTCACGTCAGCAGACAAGACTTTAGAAAGAGGTCTTTCCTGCTCCagaacattttcactgttatgcagatgatacccagctttatctatccatgaagccacatgacacacatcaattagttaaactgcaggaatgtcttaaagacataaaggcctggatgacctctaatttcctgcttctaaattcagataaaagtgaagttcttgtactcggccccacaaattttagaaacatggtgtcgaaccagatacttactctggatggcattaccttggcctccagtaacactgtgagaaatcttggagtcatttttgaccaggatatgtccttcaatgcacatattaaacaaatatgtaggactgcttttttgcatttgcgcaatttgagtgatgctgaaaagctaattcatgcatttattacttctaggctggactattgtaattcattataatcagactgtcctaaaagctccctgaaaagtcttcagctgatacAGCTACGGTACTGACaggaactagaaagagagagcagatttctcccatattggcttctcttcattgggtCCTTGTTAAAtctaaaatagaatttaaaattcttctctcctacaaggtcttgaataatcagtccCCATCTTATCGTAGAGACTTCATAGTGCAATAGCACCCCAATAGAGcccttcgctctcagactgctggcttacttgtggttcctaggacacttaagagtagaatgggaggcagagccttcagctttcaggcgcctcttctgtggaaccagctcgcAGTTTGGATTTGGGGGACAGACacactctctatttttaagattaggcttaaaactttccttttcaataaagcttatagttagggctggaccaggtgaccctgaaccatcccttagttatgctgctataggcctaggctgctgaagggttcccataatgcactgtttcttcttattCACGTCTTTGTACTCTGTTTATAGAAagatttaatcattagttattacagtgtatcacaaaagtgagtacacccctcacatgtctgcatatatttaagtatatcttttcatgggacaacactgacaaaatgacactttgacacaatgaaaagtggTCTGTGTGCAgactccctgagcctggttctgccagaggtttcttcctgttaaaaggacatttttccttcccactgtctccaaatgcttgctcatgggggttgttttgactgttcagttttctctgtaattattgttgggtctttaccttacaatgtaaagaactttgaggcaactgtttgttgtgatttggcgctatataaataaaatagaattaaattaaatttaattatatCTTGCTTAGATTCAACAATCTAAGCTATCGGATTTTGAAGAGGCCAGGAATGTGTGCACTTGTGTAATTGAAGCAAATGAAAGTAAAAGTGTCATCTCTGGTCTTTGCCTTGGATGACAGAACTGACAGCTATTATTTTAATCACCCTGTCTCAGATCTTTTGACTCTTAAGTATCACAAAATAATATGGTAAgatctatcccagctgacatagggcaaaaggcagggtacaccctctacaggtcaccagcctgtcacagggccaacacagagagacagattaacctaaccccagtaactgcatgtttttggactgtgggagtatTTCTTCCCAGAggaaagaacatgcaaactccacacagcgagaggtcTGCGCCAaagtggaattgaacccagaccgtctagatgtgaagcagcagtgctaaccaccatgccgccATGTGTGCACTAATTTAAACAAATGAACTTAAATGAACTTAAACCAATAGCGTCATCTCTAGTCTTTTGCTTGGCAGAGGGCAGCAatgtacatatgtatatgtatatatatacataaaagcTTTTAACCTCGGTACTCACACACTGTCCAACACATATATGAAGTATATGAAGGGACACTGCAGTGAAATGGAGACTTGAACCTCCAAGTGTGCACCTGTTGAAGGTAACATGCTAAACCTGCAgacttttaaataattattaaatgaCCTTTGTGCAAGCACTCACACTTAGAAAGTTCCCGTTAGCAGCGGAAGGCTCCAGTCTGTCTCTCTAACCAATCCTTACatccagtgacgtgcggtgaggtttgtgacgggtgaggcactgactcatCTGGAGTCAAATGTTCACATGTATAAACccaaaatagaagcttatatttcaattttaattatgctaaTGATAATTATACTAATAATTAATCAGctccatactgttcaacaatgactgcaagtaaaacaaaatatttaatgtaaggtcAAACTGTGGGGGGGGgatctctttttaaataaataaaaaggggcAGCACTACCCCCTATCGGTGCGACACGGTACTTTCTGCCTCACACTGTGTGTTTTCAcgtgcatttatgaccgatcacaaagaataaacatgtcacacacattcattcaatatattagacagactgtggagccatacctgtcaagtcattatatgacgtcatcacccaatttgcataattgttcatttggatgtactgtagttgcaatcgaggctgcagaagagaggagaaacatctttgaagagacaaaaagtgaagaaaaaacaccataaatatgtttagaactacaaataaacttcatgaaataacttaataactttaatgcctttcctagacccacattacatagatcagtCCCGTATTGTTTGATGtgagaatatcaaatttaatgaaaacattgtggggtgagactgccagctacattcaaccctcctcctttatctgggccactgttgccaacttgtgtaagaaaactcgctgtcggctctcaaaggttgataaaggccgaagcgaggaccggggatgggagcggagggagcgggtgggcaggcTCGCTATTTAAGTGAGGTtcgggggttggagggtggagaaGTGAGGTCTGGGCCAAAGCGTACGAAGGGacacagtaagaaggctttatgtacacagaaCCCAGTGACAGCGGAAGATTTCGCTGTATCGCTTTATGGGCCAAAAAACGCTAAGCTGGCAATACTGAGCCCAAttgaggtccagttgtttttacgAGGTtgtcggcactaacctagtgatagtgacaattcagtttggagcggcacaggaatgctttaaaaaaattgaaaatatgggaaaataaaaatacgggatgacgccgggacagaggggtaaaatacgggaatttcccggccaaaacgggagactagACAGGTAtgtgtggaacatcagcatgtgtagcaCATGTGTAATCCAATATGTATATTggcgatataaagagagacagcaaaggACATGCGCCAAccgcctgcttcatttattgtatgtgacacagcgccaccagaggtgaggCACGGCACTGCACTGGCTCACCCcgcatttcttccatgtgtttgaacaggcgaTGCGTAAATTCCGCGATTTTAACCATTAAAGTgatgaaataattcagaaaacagttttataaaataattttatagaacagtcaactgctcaaatgtattttctcttatcattgttagtattttacttgACATGATGACAGGCGAGgcagtgcctcacctgcctcgcctgactgcacgtcactgctaATGTGGTAGTTCATCCCACAGCTATCAGGAAAAGAAATGCCGTGAAGAGATGGAACTGAAAAGAGTGGAATCACCATTTTTAAATTGATAAATAAGTCAGTATTCGTAATTCGATTGTAACATCTATTCTTCCAGTATAAgtttataaagagataaaaaatTAATACTGAGCAGAAGTGAGTTCAGTTTATTGGTGTGGCCCTTTGCAACAGTCCactcagtttctcatgtggctcctttgggaaaattaattttgagccgTCTCAGTTGTATTACAGGTATACTGAATTACAGCGCAGAGTTTGGGATTTACTGTGATTTATTCAGTTACATGTCAGCACACTTGCCTAAGCTTGTGAGTCTCTTATACTTGCCAACATATGGCGCTGTTGATCTGCTTCATAGCGGATGTTCTGCAACGTTGAAATAGCTGCAAATACTCTAAGTTATAGTTTTAAAAAACGACTCGGAAACCAGTGCACAAATCTATtctcacgtgtgtgtgtgtgtgtgtgtgtgtgtgtgtgtgtgtgttttttggggggggggggggggggggggggtccagccAGTCAGACGCCAGCGAGTAGAATTGGAGgaggttgtgtttgtgttttcagtgaagCAGAGGGACACTGAGGACCAGACCCGATCTGCGATGACAACTGAGAGAATACAGCCAGTTAACTAGCTCACAATTATTAATACCGGGATACCAGGTCATTTATCGAAGTCACTGCCTCGTGTTAAGACAGCGCACCGAGTTCCAAATATCCTGCTCACATCTCCGCGCGGCACCGGAGCTTTCCTCAGTAAGGGCCCAGAACTTTGCCGAGGGATGCATCGTTAACGGGGGTATCACGGCAACTGCTGCTGACACTCCTTCGGGGAAGGTTGGTGCGTTTGGAAAGTACAGCGTAACTCTGCAAAGGAATTTCGTCTGTGTATTATGTTGACACGCTGAGCATGTAAAGGTTTTTCAAAATTCTGCGACTGTGATCCAATGAAACTCTATCCATGCAAAGTGTAAAACAGTGACTATCGTCGCTATTCTACATATCACGAGTAGCAAGTGTGACTGCATATAGGATTGTGATTCTGCTCCTGAAGAGCTGCTGTCTTGTTCATGTGCTGTTCTCATTTTTATGTCCAGCAGTTGCACTCCAGCATATCTGTGCTCGGTGTGTGTATCAGTGTGGGTTATTCACGGTGCTGCTATGCAGACTGACTGGAGCCACGCTCAGACAGTTCCACTGTAACCCCAATTCTGAGGCGAAGGCCTGGACTGCATTCACAGAAAGAAACCTTTACAGCAGGGGATGAGTACTCTGCACTTCTCAATCCAGAGGGACAACTTGTGCTGAGCAGCAGATGTTACACAGCTTTATGTACTAACGTGGATTATTCAGGATGCTGCTGTGCAGACAGAGCGGAGCCACAGAAAACTTGTTGATAAAATTGAAGTAACACATGATTATGCAGCTacccatgcagtgaaatagcatTTGTTACACAGTTATAAGCTGAGGCTTTGTCTgctatttttgttattgttggtgTGGATAGTATATTCCTGGATGAAACATTGGGACTAGGACCAAAAGTTGTGTCTGAAACCCAAATGTAccctttgtcttttttgtgcAGTAGCGAAGTACATTCTTCCAGGAGATGAAGGTTTAGAAAGCTGGTGGTCACTCTTACATAGTGaatgaactgaaacattttattgAACTTTTTTAAGATTTTGTAGTTAAtatacatttccaaatatatttttttgtgtgttgaacttagatttttgttaaaaatttaTTTGACTTTATCTATTAGTTACCATAACTGTGGCAAAATGAAGaatcctcttcctctgagtAATACCTGGAACAGACCTGTTAACAAAAATCCAGTACTGATCTCTCTGCCGAGCACTAACAAGAAGTTCAAGAGGAAGTCCCGTGAACCTAAAAGGTTTTTCACTGGCCCTGAGCCTGAGAGGATGAAAACCTGCCAAGTTGATGTGTCTGATGTAGACTGGGTAGATGACACCCATACAGAGTCACAGAATGTCCACAAGTTGGCTCCACTCCAGAGACacctgatgatgtcacaggAGGCAATGGCCAGTACTACAGGGTTTCTGTCAGGATTTAAAGAAGATAGCATGGCTACAGCTCAGAGTGGTGCCATAGACATGAGAATTGGCAGTGATGTGCCTGCTGCTCCTTCCAAAGTTTCCCAGGTACCCGCCTCCCCATTCTCTAACCCAGAGATCTCCCATTGGCCCACCTCGATCTCCCAGCCTCTGTCCAGCAGACTAAAACTGGGCCTCCACTCCATATTCCCTCTTTCAACATCAACCTGCAACAGCCACTCAGCCAGCCACCAGGCCCTTTCCTTGGAACTTTCTCCAGGCCAGTCTGCAGCTCTGTCTATCCCCAGAGTCTCCCAGTCCTCTGAGTCCTCCGAACACATGGATCCCCAAGTCGAATCACATAAGGtgaatatgtaatatatatacaGTCATGTGCAAAAGAAAGTATGCtgtctttaaaaaagttttatgTACCAGGACATCTGGTCCTTAGTAGGTtctaaaattatgtttttgttttttttggcaaaaatgaagccaaaatgcagaaacagtgtgtggaaaaactaagtacaccttaCTGCTTCTATAGGGTGCTTTAAGGGGGTAAGTAGCAGACAGGTgataatcaaatacacttgattggtcatcagcaagtgtgagcacctctacaAAAGTAGTTTTGGCAGCTTGGTGGTCTGGAGCACAGGAGTGTATAAACACAATGCTAAGAAGGAAGGACATTAGCAGTGCATTAAAGATTAAATTATTGCTACCCATTATTCTGGGCAGGGtcataaggccatttccaaacaatttgtccatcattctacagtgagaaggattattcacaagtggaaaacattaagACATTTCCCAGTCTTCATAGGAGTGGACATCCTagcaaattcatcccaaggTCACAccatgcagtgctcagagaaactgcaaaaaaaaccctaagAGCTCACAATTTACTGGCCTCATTTAGcgtattaaatgttaaaattcgCAATTGGAAAAGACTGAACAACTATGGCTTGTTTGCTAGGTTTGCCAGGAGAAAGGCTCTTCTtcctaaaaagaacatggcagcacagatcTGTATCGGAACAAACCCCAAGACTGGACCTGGGCACCTTCTTGTCATTGCATCGGCCCTGAACTCTGTACACCAAAGTGTTCTAGAGTTTAACGTGAGGTCAATCTGTCCAATaactaaagcttggcccaaattgggtcatgcagcaaGGATAATCATCCTAAGAACATAAGAAAGACTACAGTCTTGGCCAAAAGTTTTGGCAATGGCACAGATTTTGGTTCATACACATTgccatttcagtttttatttagttcttCATTATGTTCCTTTTACATAATGAAGAACAATAAGTATTTCATAAgtttaaaatacttttattgacaaataaagaaatcagAATTTAGTTGTGACAGTGGTACTACTGCCATGACTgtgcaacagaatggctgaaaagtgaaaagaatcaaggtgttgcaatagtccagtcaaagtccagacctcaacctaaCTGAAATTCTGTGGTGGGACCtcaggagagctgtgcataaacaaatgcctgcaaagcTCAATGAAATTAAGCTAccttgtaaagaagagtggggggtgtacttactttttcacacttgtgcattttggcttatttttagttaaataaataatgacagtgttaCTCATGTgttctgaggttgtatttaaataattttagaatTTACAAACTTACTAGAGGGCAAATTCAATAATAGTGTGCTAGTGTGTACTTCAgtgaaatagaaaaacacatgtTTCACCAGTTCACCAATCAGAGCCTCTTTTCTTCTGCTCACAGGAGTCTCCCAGGAAGCGGGTTGGGTTGAGTGCTGATGGACCCGGGCGTCTTCCAGAAGTTAAAGCCATCCAGCAGACCAGGAGGCTGCTAGCTAATGCCAGGGAGAGGACCCGTGTCCATACCATTAGCGCTGCATTTGAGGCTCTAAGGAAGCAGGTCAGGCTTCCACTTTACAGTGTACAAGCACAGATATATGTTTATGAGAACTGGATGGGGTGAGTCTCTCTCACGTTAGAAGAGAGTCTTGGTGGTCACCCCATccaatttcttttttgtgtaGTTTGTCAGTCATTTTGTAAAGGCTGTGTTTATCTTACACCACACAACCTTGTAAATATTGTTTAAAAAGATTCAACATTGGCAAATGAATCAAAATTTAATTAATCATCAGTTCTACATCATTCAAATTACAGTGAATTAAAGCACTGAAGTGTACTCAGTGCTGCTAAAGgtaaaatcaaagtaaaaccaaaaatattCCCAATTAAGAGCAGAAAAAACCTGGAATGATTTAAGTTCACAAGTCAaccatgaaagaaaaaaagtattgCTGCCCAAAAAGAAAGAGTTATGTTCTCTTCTCACACAGACTCTTTGTAGTTTCCAAATATAATTTTGGTTTTCAAATTAGATTTTTggtgaaatgtattttacttTATCTATTAATTAATGTAACTGCTGCAAAATGAAGAATCTTCCTCCTCTGATTAATACCTGGAATAGATCTCAACAGAAAAGTGACAAAGATTCAGTACAGATCTCTCTGCCGAGCACTAACAAGAAGCTCAAAAAGAAGTCCTGTGAGCCTAAAAGGTTTTTCACTGGCCCTGAGCCTGAAAGCCTGCTCAGTGTGTCTGATGTAGACTGGGTAGATGACACCCATACGGAGTGTCCACAAGCTGGCTCCACACCAGAGACATCTGATGATAAGAGAGTGAATAATCCCCCTACCATCCTACCCACTCTTCTGAAGATTTCATCAGTCCCTTAAATTGTAAGAGGGGAAGTTCTGAAATAATTAAGAATACAGTTTACTTTTACAGGAACTTAATATTAATGGAATTAATGGAGATAATTAATGGATAAATCATGCAGAAGGGATTCACCACTACCAGGTCTACGAGCATTTGGACTGTGGTTTTTCCAGTACACTTAACCCTTACTAGCGTATTCATACTGAAATTCACATCTTTGGACAATGTAGAATCTTCAGTTAgcctaacatgcatgtttttggaatatagaaagagaaaagtacacagacacaggaggaaacaaagaaaggCTCCTGCTTACCAGGACTCGCAAATCCAGAACCACTGGCCTGCCCATTTTTAGTACTGTATGCTTCTTCAAAACAGTCCACTACAAGCATGGTTcatagactgcatataaaagaagCCTGTAAACTCCAGGtctgaaacacagaaatgcCTTCAGCCTGCACGCTTTCCGATGGGTAGCAGAGGGCGGCCTCAGGTTGCACAAAGAACATTCTATCTCAGACCAATGCTGAAAATGTAGTTTATAATTTGTTACTTCTAGGTTTGACTATTATGAAATTCCTTATTATCAGGTTTTTTAAAATCATCCCtggaaagccttcagttgatccaaaacacCATGGCAAGACTACTAAGATGggctagaaagaaaaaaacagatttttcttaTATTGtgttcttttcattggctccgtTTACTCTAGAATGGCATAGAATGGACCAGCAtttatgtagtgcttttctaattttactgcccactcaaagcattttaccTCATATCCATGGCCAATatggaatcaccaattaacctagcgTAGAGTGGGAGgaagtttaattcaattcaatttagttttacttatatagcaccaaatcacattaAGGCAAGCATTTGAACAGTCGTATTTCTGTCATTCACAGTGTCATTTAAGGCATTATAAAACCTTACACTGTGATCACTACACTCATCAAAGATTCCTTTTTGATGGACTTTTTGGGGACTTTCTATGATGCAGTGAGCATTTTTACAAGACAATTAACTCTTTACACTCCTAGTGCATCTATGTGCTGCATGCCATTAACTTTAGCTTCTTTTTCTCATGTTTGTtgtttggcccactcttctttacaaggttgcttcagttcattgaggtttttgGGCATTCATTTATAGACAGCTCTCTTAATTAAGGTCCATTTCAATTAGGTTGAGGTCTGGTCTGGCCATTGCAACACccttattctttttttccccaagtgaACCATCTTTACTTATTTGCTTGGATTCATTGTCCTCTTGCATAATccaatttgggccaagctttagttATCGGATAGATGACTGTGAGTAGAAtaatttggtatacagaggagatCATGGTCgattcagtgactgcaaggcGCCCAggttctgtggctgcaaaatcatcacccctccatcacTGTGCTTGATAGTTTGTATGAGGTGTTTTTGTTGatatgctgtttggttttctccagatGTGACTCTCTGCATTACAGCCTGACATCtctactttggtctcatctgtccaaaggacattgttcaaGAAGTCTTTTAGTTTGTTCAGATGTCACTTTGCAAACCTAGGCCACGCTGCCATgatctttttagagagaaaaggctttctccaagcaacccttccaaacaagtttTTATGGAAACTGTATAGCATAGCTTCTATGTACAACCAAGTTCTTCTTTTTAAGATAGGTTCTAAGGTAGTCAGACTTCCTGAAGATCAGTTAATCAAGAacatttgattagcagtacctggctgctacttactccctcttaattcctgtggaagcagtaagggtgtatttagtttttccatacacttctgcattttggcagTACAGGAACAGGCTCTAAGAagaagatcgatagaggctgcggtctaccacaccaggcaagacctcaggtgcaggctgtgcagagatgctcctgagatgATCCAACTCAGTGGCTGGaaatacaggaacatctgtgccaagtatggcctggaagtcccgGGGTCAAAATGGGATTCACCCCCAacggtggttgagaatgaccatgCTGAGATcatgtgggacttccagatacaaacaaactggtgatggtggtggtggacaagcagaggaagaaggccatAGTGATAGATGCAGCTGTGATGGTCCTGGtccttttgcccagtgttctTATGTTTTTATCTCATTATTTTTGTGATCcttggtttttggtttcttgTCCTTTGTTTCCATTTGAGTATATTTAATCATGTTTTCCGTACTGCTCCTTAGTTCAGTTCCTccttctgtgtttgtgcatgtgtcttGGTTCTTTGTGTTTACGTTCATTCTTATGCCTGCCTCCTGTGCCAACTCTGCGTTCTTGTTTctatgtttcctgttttactttttcaGACTTGGTGTCTTGTTCTctctgtttagttttgcttctggTCTCGTTTCTGTGATTATGTTCAGATGTGCGtccccacctgttgcctgtttcCTGATTATCCCTCCGtgcatttattgtctcagttttcCTGTGTCCTTTGTCATGTCGTTGCTGTCAGCTCTccatgctgtgtgtttgtctctgatGTTCTCCCCCAAATTAATTCTCTCAGTGTATTTAGTTCCTGGTCTGCTCCTTGTTTATAATTTAGTTTCCCGCAATAAAGCTGTGCTTCTGAGTTTATGTCCCGTTTCCGGAGCCTGCATTTTGGGGGTCCTATCCTGCCTGCTACACATTGTGTTCTGACAGTAGCAATACCAAGGGATAGCAACAT
The sequence above is a segment of the Archocentrus centrarchus isolate MPI-CPG fArcCen1 chromosome 10, fArcCen1, whole genome shotgun sequence genome. Coding sequences within it:
- the atoh8 gene encoding transcription factor atoh8 gives rise to the protein MKNPLPLSNTWNRPVNKNPVLISLPSTNKKFKRKSREPKRFFTGPEPERMKTCQVDVSDVDWVDDTHTESQNVHKLAPLQRHLMMSQEAMASTTGFLSGFKEDSMATAQSGAIDMRIGSDVPAAPSKVSQVPASPFSNPEISHWPTSISQPLSSRLKLGLHSIFPLSTSTCNSHSASHQALSLELSPGQSAALSIPRVSQSSESSEHMDPQVESHKESPRKRVGLSADGPGRLPEVKAIQQTRRLLANARERTRVHTISAAFEALRKQVPCYSYGQKLSKLAILRIACNYILSLAQLAELDYSSDHSSLNFSQCVEQCTRTLQAEGRSKKRKVGRMPEDV